GCGGTAAGTATGCAATTGTTAATCCGAACAACCACGCGAACATGTCCCAATCTTCTAACGACGTGATACCTACTGCAACACGAATTTCGGCGCTTTACGCGCTTGCGGAGCTTTTGCCTTCGCTGGAAAAGCTGGAAAAAGCCCTGGAAATGAAAGCTTATGCGTTCTCGAAAATGGTGAAGGCAGGGAGGACGCATTACCAGGACGCGGTTCCCATAACCCTGGGGCAGGAATTCTCTGCTTACGCGAACAGGATTAGAGGGGCCAGGAAAAGGATAGCTGACGCGAGCGAAGAACTGAAGTATTTGGGCATAGGAGGGACCGCGATAGGCACGGGAATAAACACGCATCCTGAGTTCAGCGCGCTGGTAGTGAAAAAGCTGGACGCGGAGACCGGATTCGGGTTGAAGATTGCAGTGGATAAGATAGACAAGACGCAGAATTTCGATGATTTCGTTTCGGTTTCCAATTCGCTCAGGACGCTGTGCGTGGACCTGCTCAAGATTTCCAACGACTTGAAGCTGCTCAATTCAGGGCCGAACGCTGGAATAGCGGAAATAGTGCTCCCGGAAGTGGAGCCGGGCTCATCTATAATGCCCGGGAAGGTGAATCCTTCTATTCCGGAGTGCGTGGACATGGTGTGCTTCCAGGTAATCGGAAGGGACCAGGCAGTCGTGCTGGGCGCGGCCAACGGCGTGCTCGAGCTGAATGTTTATACTCCGCTCATAATGTACGATTTGCTGGATTCGGTTTCAATTCTGAAGAACGCAATTGAGATGTTTTCGGATTTGTGCATTGAGGGGATAAAGCCGAATGAGAAAAAGATGAATGAATATTTGGAAAACGGGCTAATAATCGGGACCGCGCTCAATCCTGTTTTCGGATATGAAAAAGTCGCGGAATGGGTGAAGGAGGCGCAGAAGAGCGGAAAAACGCTCAAGCAAGTCATCATTGAAAAGAAGATAATGAGTGGGAAGGATTTGGAAAATGCCTTGGATCCGAAAGGGCTCACAAAACCCAACCTAAGATAAG
Above is a genomic segment from Candidatus Micrarchaeia archaeon containing:
- a CDS encoding lyase family protein — protein: GKYAIVNPNNHANMSQSSNDVIPTATRISALYALAELLPSLEKLEKALEMKAYAFSKMVKAGRTHYQDAVPITLGQEFSAYANRIRGARKRIADASEELKYLGIGGTAIGTGINTHPEFSALVVKKLDAETGFGLKIAVDKIDKTQNFDDFVSVSNSLRTLCVDLLKISNDLKLLNSGPNAGIAEIVLPEVEPGSSIMPGKVNPSIPECVDMVCFQVIGRDQAVVLGAANGVLELNVYTPLIMYDLLDSVSILKNAIEMFSDLCIEGIKPNEKKMNEYLENGLIIGTALNPVFGYEKVAEWVKEAQKSGKTLKQVIIEKKIMSGKDLENALDPKGLTKPNLR